A genome region from Arachidicoccus soli includes the following:
- the truB gene encoding tRNA pseudouridine(55) synthase TruB, with the protein MRQKPIHPAMQPFLDGKVILLNKSLEWTSFDAVKKIRILTGVSKVGHAGTLDPLATGLLIICTGAFTKKINEYMAQEKEYTGSITLGATTPTYDLESVPENFKDIAAITEQAILDATHSFKGEIYQIPPIHSAIKQNGKPVYLAARRGEDIKLEPRKITINEFEITEIALPKVYFRVVCSTGTYIRTLANDFGKALGVGGHLSALCRTKIGDFSVKDAYSIESFAEEINNLKTQS; encoded by the coding sequence ATGCGGCAAAAACCCATTCACCCGGCAATGCAACCATTTTTGGACGGAAAAGTCATCTTATTAAACAAATCGCTTGAGTGGACATCTTTTGATGCTGTAAAAAAAATACGCATACTTACTGGTGTCTCAAAAGTAGGGCATGCGGGCACACTAGACCCCTTGGCAACCGGTTTACTCATTATATGTACAGGCGCATTCACCAAGAAGATCAATGAATATATGGCGCAGGAAAAAGAGTATACCGGAAGTATTACTTTGGGTGCCACTACGCCTACTTACGATTTAGAAAGCGTGCCGGAAAACTTTAAAGACATCGCCGCGATTACAGAACAAGCAATTTTGGATGCTACGCATTCATTCAAGGGTGAAATATATCAAATACCTCCTATTCATTCTGCCATTAAGCAAAACGGAAAACCGGTATATTTAGCTGCCCGCAGAGGTGAAGATATAAAATTAGAACCACGTAAAATTACCATCAACGAATTTGAAATAACCGAAATCGCTTTACCAAAAGTATATTTCAGAGTGGTATGTAGCACCGGAACCTATATCCGTACATTGGCCAATGATTTTGGGAAAGCATTAGGCGTAGGCGGACACTTAAGTGCTTTATGCAGAACGAAAATTGGAGATTTTTCTGTTAAAGATGCTTATAGTATTGAGTCTTTTGCAGAAGAAATAAATAACTTAAAAACGCAAAGCTAA
- a CDS encoding ATP-binding protein, with product MGKDDNGGVSGIDDYKRLMDDIPNKVRNAMGISVEVNLHEESGRYFIEIVTHPYSVPISLRGRYYYRSGSTKQELTGASLNEFLLKKSGKTWDDVIEPRATYDDIDEKVVATFVQEAEFSGRLPESKGLTIPQLFDKLRLTENGQLKRGAIVLFAKDPAKFYPNIFVKIGRFGKDDADLIFQENEEGNLIVILQTILEQLHHKFLIRKVSFEGMKRIETNEYPVEALREVILNALVHRNYMGAPTQIRVYDDKIVFWNEGVLPQGLSIEELKGFHASQPRNILIADVCFKGGYIDSWGRGMLKIYNACKEAGLPEPEIKEFQTGLLVTLFGKGSERVRKRFRKSSERKCLKH from the coding sequence ATTGGCAAAGACGATAATGGAGGTGTATCGGGAATTGATGATTACAAAAGACTGATGGACGATATTCCCAACAAAGTCCGTAACGCGATGGGAATTAGCGTTGAGGTAAATCTGCACGAAGAATCAGGCAGGTATTTTATCGAAATTGTTACGCATCCTTATTCTGTGCCTATTTCTTTGCGAGGCAGATATTATTACCGAAGCGGAAGCACCAAACAGGAATTAACGGGGGCATCACTCAATGAGTTCCTACTTAAAAAGTCAGGTAAAACGTGGGATGATGTGATTGAGCCACGAGCAACTTATGATGATATTGATGAAAAGGTAGTTGCTACCTTTGTTCAGGAAGCAGAATTTTCAGGACGTTTACCCGAAAGTAAAGGATTAACTATTCCTCAGTTATTTGATAAATTGAGGCTTACTGAAAACGGACAACTAAAAAGAGGTGCAATTGTTTTGTTTGCCAAAGACCCCGCAAAATTTTATCCTAATATCTTTGTAAAGATTGGTCGCTTTGGGAAAGATGATGCAGACCTTATCTTTCAGGAGAATGAAGAGGGAAATCTGATTGTGATACTTCAAACCATTTTAGAGCAGCTGCATCATAAATTCCTTATAAGGAAAGTTTCGTTTGAAGGAATGAAAAGAATAGAAACCAATGAGTACCCCGTTGAGGCATTGCGTGAAGTAATACTCAATGCTTTGGTGCATCGTAATTATATGGGAGCACCAACTCAAATCAGGGTTTATGATGATAAAATTGTCTTCTGGAACGAGGGAGTTTTACCACAAGGGTTAAGCATAGAGGAACTCAAAGGGTTTCACGCTTCCCAACCAAGAAATATCCTCATTGCTGATGTTTGTTTCAAAGGTGGGTATATTGATTCTTGGGGACGTGGAATGTTGAAAATATATAACGCCTGTAAGGAAGCGGGATTACCCGAACCTGAAATAAAGGAATTTCAGACAGGCTTATTGGTAACACTTTTCGGAAAGGGTTCGGAAAGGGTTCGGAAAAGGTTCAGAAAGAGTTCGGAAAGGAAGTGCTTGAAACATTAA
- a CDS encoding winged helix-turn-helix transcriptional regulator, with the protein MLETLNWIEKDPEATAEQIAKLIGKSSRTIEKHIAKLKDAGILIRKGGTFGGYWEIVRE; encoded by the coding sequence GTGCTTGAAACATTAAATTGGATAGAAAAAGATCCTGAAGCCACAGCAGAACAGATAGCAAAACTTATTGGGAAATCATCAAGAACAATAGAAAAGCATATTGCTAAATTAAAAGATGCAGGAATACTCATAAGAAAGGGAGGGACATTTGGCGGTTATTGGGAAATAGTGAGAGAATGA
- a CDS encoding sensor histidine kinase, with amino-acid sequence MVVTKNFSPSQLALYTALLVSISVGVCFLFFSIIWWQVLIVTLCVFTCSFFIFREVLRRFIYRKIKLIYKFIYQTKASKREEIYHKYVLPQKSIQEVEDDVQAWAQKRNEELESLRSTEKYRREFLQNFSHEIKTPIFAVQGYLDTLLSGSLEDQELSQKFITKASRNIDRMVHLVSDIDEIARLESGKQSINKQDFIIQDLIKEVFESVQTNDAEKSVNFSIKKGCEAPPVHVFADKEKIRQVLTNLVINAVKYSGASPQVIASVYKPDGARALIEISDTGMGIAEEHLPRIFERFYRTDAGRSRNSGGTGLGLAICKHIIEAHQQAIHIRSKVNVGTTVGFTLQARKD; translated from the coding sequence ATGGTGGTTACAAAGAATTTCTCTCCGAGTCAATTGGCGCTTTATACCGCCTTGTTAGTGAGTATTTCGGTGGGTGTATGCTTCTTGTTTTTCTCAATTATATGGTGGCAGGTGCTTATTGTAACACTTTGCGTGTTTACTTGTAGCTTCTTTATATTTAGAGAAGTATTACGCCGGTTCATCTATCGGAAAATAAAACTGATCTATAAATTTATTTATCAGACCAAGGCAAGTAAACGCGAAGAGATCTACCATAAATACGTCCTTCCTCAGAAAAGTATTCAAGAAGTAGAAGATGATGTACAAGCCTGGGCTCAAAAAAGAAATGAAGAATTGGAGTCCTTGCGCTCCACCGAAAAATATCGCCGTGAGTTTTTGCAAAACTTCTCCCATGAAATTAAAACCCCCATTTTTGCCGTTCAGGGATACCTGGATACTTTGTTGTCCGGTTCTTTAGAAGATCAGGAATTAAGTCAGAAATTTATTACTAAGGCCTCGCGCAATATTGATAGGATGGTTCACCTGGTCAGCGATATTGACGAAATAGCGCGCTTAGAATCCGGCAAACAAAGCATTAATAAGCAGGACTTTATTATTCAGGATTTAATCAAAGAAGTCTTTGAAAGCGTGCAAACAAACGACGCTGAGAAATCCGTTAATTTTTCCATTAAAAAAGGATGTGAGGCGCCACCGGTTCATGTATTTGCCGACAAAGAAAAGATAAGACAGGTACTTACTAATTTAGTTATTAATGCTGTCAAATATAGCGGAGCTTCTCCGCAAGTAATTGCAAGTGTTTACAAGCCTGATGGCGCAAGGGCATTAATAGAAATAAGTGATACCGGAATGGGCATTGCCGAAGAACATTTACCCCGTATTTTTGAGCGTTTTTATCGTACCGATGCCGGACGCAGCCGCAATAGCGGTGGTACCGGATTAGGACTCGCTATTTGTAAACATATTATTGAAGCGCATCAGCAGGCTATCCATATCCGCAGCAAAGTCAATGTGGGCACTACAGTCGGTTTTACCTTACAAGCGAGAAAAGATTAG